One genomic window of Amphiura filiformis chromosome 3, Afil_fr2py, whole genome shotgun sequence includes the following:
- the LOC140147795 gene encoding LOW QUALITY PROTEIN: uncharacterized protein (The sequence of the model RefSeq protein was modified relative to this genomic sequence to represent the inferred CDS: deleted 1 base in 1 codon), translating into MDVQRGHCWRCEKRIDGSPVYCKYCWIAVYCSQVCCVSDVFRHSVPECEEWGHKQCSNLQCGEIRPARKFLECSGCINTWYCGRSCQQEDWSSHVSSCRRHGKGVRYTAQRIRTTIESKHRKPLPQPFYVGNALAIDMLNLKNNEYNKTDTFAGDIHPALTKDYSVLSVGCGNLRNFIHTTTCLPTEFRGKLHTTLNDFDPLVQARNVLFLYMMIAFANKCDIGVIVTTIWYSLHLSNDHYEFLTECLRKLIQMTSKGLSQTTQGIIDISEGDLNLIKKVWVKWLSLESCRRNPNYINLYQQRQKWIRTRNNLTPLLDEYKKELNTEYVESFEEWLRDGIFIATSGARRHYLEYGNPTLTGFVDRKIHVDVNTIFKYPEHLEFVYCVPPDLHPFGTWDHLLVQKFAKRASLIDMYHCYISDQIQQAVLRLTNTNQSVLFVVTECRDLDKSVPQPKYDRIFTSNVADYVGTHKLLVAFKHFLNTENRFATLVTQHWNWYLVTGTANFDNPLKPMDISLPSLDASANNVMRRSALDTGKVIIVPSRYQEYMNNIGNFVTFLKADFLACNPHNRIPTFQDIKNSSGAGLRMRDFRRGLNQVVPFQYRRNVRQVNMLRGQMARMVEWYIS; encoded by the exons ATGGATGTACAGCGTGGACATTGTTGGAGATGTGAAAAGCGTATAGATGGTAGTCCTGTCTACTGCAAGTACTGTTGGATTGCGGTCTACTGCTCTCAAGTATGCTGTGTTTCTGATGTCTTCAGACATAGTGTACCAGAATGTGAAGAGTGGGGACATAAACAATGCAGCAACTTACAATGCGGAGAAATTAGACCAGCAAGAAAGTTTCTCGAG TGTTCTGGGTGCATCAATACTTGGTACTGTGGTAGATCATGCCAACAAGAAGACTGGTCAAGCCATGTAAGTTCTTGCAGAAGGCATGGAAAAGGCGTGCGATACACAGCGCAGCGAATACGTACAACTATAGAGAGCAAACACAGAAAACCATTGCCACAACCATTTTATGTCGGGAACGCACTTGCAATAGATATGCTGAATTTAAAGAACAATGAATACAACAAGACGGATACATTTGCTGGTGACATACACCCAGCGCTAACCAAAGATTACTCCGTACTCTCAGTTGGGTGCGGCAATCTGAGAAATTTCATCCATACTACTACCTGTTTACCAACCGAATTTCGTGGAAAACTTCATACAACTTTGAATGACTTTGATCCACTCGTACAGGCACGGAATGTTCTTTTCTTGTACATGATGATAGCATTTGCGAATAAATGCGATATTGGGGTAATTGTGACCACAATATGGTATTCACTACATCTGTCAAATGATCATTATGAATTCCTTACAGAGTGTCTACGAAAGCTAATACAAATGACTTCCAAAGGTCTAAGTCAAACAACCCAGGGCATCATTGATATTTCAGAGGGAGATTTAAATCTAATCAAGAAGGTGTGGGTAAAATGGCTCTCACTTGAAAGCTGTCGTCGAAACCCAAACTACATAAATCTGTACCAGCAACGTCAGAAATGGATAAGGACTAGAAATAACTTGACTCCTCTACTAGATGAATACAAGAAAGAGCTTAACACCGAATATGTTGAGTCATTTGAAGAATGGCTAAGAGACGGGATTTTCATTGCTACATCAGGAGCTAGAAGACACTATTTAGAATATGGAAATCCAACACTTACGGGTTTTGTTGACAGAAAAATACACGTAGATGTCAACACAATCTTCAAGTACCCAGAGCACCTTGAATTCGTCTACTGTGTGCCCCCAGACCTCCATCCGTTTGGTACATGGGATCACCTGTTGGTTCAAAAGTTCGCTAAAAGAGCATCTCTCATTGATATGTACCACTGTTACATCAGTGACCAAATACAGCAAGCTGTGTTGCGTTTGACAAATACAAACCAAAGCGTGTTGTTTGTCGTAACGGAATGTCGAGATCTGGACAAAAGTGTGCCGCAACCAAAATATGATCGCATTTTTACATCAAACGTAGCCGACTACGTAGGTACACACAAACTGCTTGTTGCTTTTAAGCATTTCCTCAATACGGAGAACAGATTTGCTACA TTAGTTACTCAGCATTGGAATTGGTACCTCGTTACTGGTACAGCCAATTTTGACAATCCTTTGAAACCGATGGACATATCGTTGCCTTCATTGGATGCATCCGCGAATAACGTAATGCGACGATCTGCTTTGGATACCGGAAAGGTCATTATAGTACCTAGTCGCTACCAAGAGTACATGAACAATATTGGCAACTTCGTTACTTTCTTAAAGGCCGATTTCCTCGCATGCAATCCACACAACCGAATTCCAACATTTCAAGATATAAAGAATTCTTCGGGAGCAGGTTTGCGTATGAGAGACTTTCGTCGGGGTCTCAATCAGGTGGTTCCTTTTCAATATCGACGGAACGTCAGACAAGTTAACATGCTTCGTGGGCAAATGGCTCGTATGGTGGAATGGTATATATCTTGA
- the LOC140147859 gene encoding amidase-like, which translates to MTESSKEKQSDKELFQDPTVPGPTTAELSALATRLNYSLSDDELKQCHSLVTGALKGFNQLDHLVEPTLPVKYPRTPGYRPTAEEDPSNAWYWKSTIRGADSGKLSGKTIAIKDNVMVAGVPMMNGCRALEGTIPDVDATVVTRLLDAGATILGKAKSENLCFSGSSFTTGYGPVSNFHVKARSAGGSSCGSGVLVMAGEVDMAIGCDQGGSIRTPSSWNGCVGLKPTWGLVPYTGVMSIEPTLDHIGPMTRTVHDCALMLEVIAGYDDGLDHRQPPNIEVPEYSQEIEVENLNGMRIGILQEGFGHDVSQEAVDRIVREAAQRLTSVGAEVVNVSIPLHKRAVDIWSGFASEGAYHCMLNGSNQGLGYQGYYATNNMKTSGAAIRHDTKHLSPTFKYVMLTGAYLNETFHGQYYGRCQNLGRLLCQAYDDVLKDHDVLIMPTNPFVAHKLPKEDEMTFEANANQSQGMMQNTMGTDVTGHPALSINAGWVGKLPVGMMIVGKHWDETTVLKVARAHENIMGN; encoded by the exons atgACTGAATCAAGCAAGGAAAAGCAATCGGACAAAG AATTGTTTCAGGACCCGACAGTTCCAGGACCTACTACAGCTGAGTTATCAGCATTAGCAACACGTCTAAACTATTCACTAAGCGATGACGAACTAAAACAATGCCATTCTCTTGTAACTGGTGCTCTTAAGGGTTTCAACCAACTTGACCATCTTGTGGAACCAACTTTACCTGTGAAGTATCCACGGACCCCGGGTTACAGACCTACTGCTGAGGAAGATCCTAGTAATGCTTG GTATTGGAAATCCACCATTAGAGGAGCTGACAGTGGTAAATTGTCAGGCAAGACGATTGCAATAAAGGACAATGTGATGGTAGCCGGAGTACCAATGATGAATGGATGTCGTGCTTTGGAAGGAACAATACCAGATGTAGATGCAACTGTGGTTACGAGGCTTCTAGATGCTG GTGCCACTATTCTCGGTAAAGCAAAGAGTGAAAACCTGTGTTTTTCTGGCAGTAGTTTTACTACAGGATATGGTCCAGTTTCAAACTTTCACGTTAAAGCACGATCGGCAGGGGGATCCAGTTGTGGAAGTGGAGTTTTG GTCATGGCAGGTGAGGTAGATATGGCAATTGGTTGTGATCAGGGTGGTTCGATCCGGACACCATCTTCCTGGAATGGGTGTGTTGGACTGAAGCCTACATGGGGTCTGGTGCCTTATACAGGAGTGATGTCGATTGAGCCAACACTTGACCACATAGGACCTATGACGCGGACCGTCCATGATTGTGCTCTGATGCTGGAG GTGATTGCCGGATATGACGACGGACTGGATCATCGTCAACCTCCCAACATTGAAGTGCCAGAATACTCTCAAGAG ATTGAAGTGGAAAACTTGAATGGTATGCGAATTGGGATTCTCCAGGAAGGATTTGGTCACGACGTATCACAGGAGGCTGTGGATAGGATTGTAAGAGAAGCCGCACAGAGGTTGACGAGTGTTGGAGCTGAGGTTGTAAATGTTTCGATTCCACTGCACAAGCGTG CTGTTGATATTTGGTCAGGATTTGCAAGTGAAGGTGCATACCACTGCATGCTCAATGGATCTA ATCAGGGACTCGGTTACCAGGGATATTATGCAACCAACAATATGAAGACATCCGGTGCAGCTATAAGACATGATACCAAGCACTTGTCTCCTACATTCAAG tatGTGATGCTTACCGGTGCATACCTTAATGAGACATTCCATGGACAATATTACGGACGATGTCAGAATTTGGGACGCTTGTTATGCCAAGCTTATGACGATGTTCTGAAAGATCATGACGTTCTTATCATGCCGACGAATCCTTTCGTAGCTCATAAACTGCCAAAAGAAGACGAAATGACATTCGAGG CTAACGCGAATCAATCCCAAGGTATGATGCAAAACACTATGGGGACTGATGTGACTGGCCATCCAGCACTTTCCATCAACGCAGGCTGGGTTGGTAAGCTACCCGTTGGAATGATGATCGTAGGAAAACACTGGGATGAAACGACGGTCTTGAAAGTAGCACGCGCTCATGAAAATATAATGGGGAACTAG